gctcCTCTGACCAGAAGCAGTCAATGCAGGCCCTCCAAACTGATCTCAAGAAGGCGATGACCATGGGGACTGTCACTCTGTTAATAGGTGTTAAAAGCACTGGTTTTAGAGGAGGTCAGACAGGGTCTTACTCTCCCGCCTTGTTTATCTGTCTCCTCTGGACCATTCCTACCAGCGAGCAAACAGGCTTTACCATCTCTCATCTGCAAAAAGTGCCTTCTTGGCCACCATTTCTTGGCTATTCCTTAAACACAAATTTCTTAAAAGGATTTAAGAGCATCCCCCTCCATCTCTACTCAAATGTTTCTTGTCAGTTACCATCAACCTTCCATCGAGTCAGATTTAACAGACCCTTGTGAGTTCATCTTTGTCACCTTTGTAGTGGCATCTGATAACAGGGGATTGCTCCCACCTTCTAGAAACAGTTTCCTCCTAGATTCTGTGAAGCCCACACTCCCCTGGTTTTCTCCTGCCCCTGTAGCCCTTCCTTCTCATCCCCCTTTGTTGGTTCCTCTTCTCCTACTTACTCATCAGTAATGAGCcgtcttctcatttttattgatCCACCTTCTCTAGAAATTCTCATCTGCCCCTGTGACCTTAGATGCCATCTACATATcaatgactttaaaatatatttatgacttCTTTTCTGAACTTCAGACTAGCATACTCATAGCTTATCTGGCCCAAATCCAAATTCTGGAGTAGTCACCATCTCAGAAAAGGAGTcctgcttttctcttgctttcaacCCACTGGCTAGTCCTGTTGGTCCTGCCTCCAAAGcacatctcaaataaatacacttCTCTTCATCTTTATTCCCAGAACTTAGCTCAAGCCACTGACTTAGCAAAGAGGCTCTCAACACTTGTTGAGGCTTCCACCTGGCTCCCTTTCCTTCCATTTGTCACACAGTAGCCATTGACCCTCAAGGCAGGCTCACACTCTTCTCTCCACCTACTCCAAGTTTCTTGGCCTGCTCTCTGTTCCTCAAATACACCAAGCAcattcccacctcagggcctttgcacttgctcttttcTGTGCCTAGAACGCTCTTTCTTCTGATCTCCGTATGGCTGGTTCCTTCTCATCATTCTGATGGTAGCTTAAATATCACTTCTGCAAAGAGGCCTTCTTTGCTCTTCCAATCTAAAAATCCAGAGACTTTGAACTCTAGCTCCCCCACTTCCCAACAGTAGGAAAAAGATAAAGGATGAGAGTAGAAGGAAGGAGTATGAGTGGTGTGGAACAACAGTATGGCCTTAGATTCAAGCTCTGGCTCTAACACTATCTGCTGAAACCAGCTCAGAGACAATTGTGGTAATCTAGGAGAAAGGCTGTGCCCCTTGGACCAGGCGTATGGAGAGAAGCTGATGGGTTTGAGAAATATTCTCTGAGGTATAATTGAGAATACTTGATGATATTTGTATGTGGAGGAGGCAGTAGGGATTGAAGATAGCTCCCACATTTCTGACATGGGAACTTGAGTGAGGAGTAATGTCTTACTGAGGTGGAGAAGACTGCCCAAGAACAAAAGTTGGAAAGGAtgcctttaagtttttttttggaCACGATAAGTTTGAGATGCCTGAGAGATGCCTAAATAAAGAATTGGATAGGCCCTCAATGTGTGGTTGGAGTGCAGAAGAGAGGTCGGGGTATTTCCAGAGCTGCAGTAGAAGCCTTGAGACTGGAGGAGGTCAGCATGAGTAGTgtttaaaatcatgaaaatggAGCAAGTTATCTAGGGGAAGAATATACAATGTGAAAAGGACAGATAAAAGCCTGAGGCACACCAGCTTTTGGAGACAGTATGAAAGATCTAAGTACAACAAAAGGGACTGAGCAAATGGGAATGGCCAGAGAGAATAGGGAATGCAGGCATCtaggaaaaggcaagaaagagagTCCTGAGGATCAAGGAGTAACCAATTATGTCAAACGTTGCAGAGATGATCAGGAAAGATGTGCCCTTTGAATTTTGCATTGTGGAGGCCATTTGTGGCTTTAGCAATAGCAAATTTGGGCTGGTGGTGAGAGAAGACAGATTAAGGTTGGTTGATGAGGAAGTGCAGGCAGATCATATAGACGATGCTTTTAAGAAGCTCGActgtgagggtgcctgggtggctgcttaactgactagttaagcatctgtcttcagtcaggtcatgatcccagggtcctaagatcaaatcctgtatcaggctccctgctcagcagggagcttgcttctccctctccctctgcctgccactccccctgcttgtgtgctttctctctctctctccctctctctctctctctctctgtcaaacacataaaaataatctaaaaagaagaagaagaagaagaagaagaagaagaagaagaagaagaagaagcagcttgATTACGAAGGTAAATGAGACAGGGTGGTAGTATCAAAGGAGGGTTTTGGTATCAAAGGAGAGCCATTTATACAAGTGGGAAGCTAACAGAAGGATCCAGACAAGGgggaaaagttgaaaatataggAGAGaaacttatttaaagattttatttatttattcatgagagacacagagagagaggcagagggagaagcagattccccgcagggagtctaatatggaactcaatcccaggaccctgggatcatgacctgatctaaaggcagacgctcaaccactaagctattTCTTCAGGTGCCTGAGAAATGAGATTTTTAGAAGAGTGATGTCCCTAAGTCCCTGGGGACTGTTGAGTCTATGGCATAATGGAAGCTTCATATGTAATTTTCAATTTCCTGGTAGCCACGTTAGAAAGAGTAAaagggaaagaagtaaaattaatttcaataatgtatttcatttcctacaacatattcaaaatatcatttcaacatgcaattattaataagatattttacattccttttttatACTAAGTATTTTATACTTAGAGCACATTTCAATCCAGACTAGATGCATTTCAAACACTCAGTAGTCAACTTGCATTtgatggctaccatattggataaTGCAGGTCTAGAGCATAAGTAGAGGGTTTAATTGGCCTTTGATAGAGTGAAGAACACTTTCCccattgaaagagaaaaaagggggcagtccaggtggctcagtggtttacgccaccttcggctcagggtatgatccttggagacctgggatcgagtcccacgtcaggctccctgcatggagcctgcttctccctctgcctgtgtctctgcctctctctctctctctctctctctctgtctctcatgaataaataaataaaatctttaaaaaaaaagaaaaagggaaaggactCAGAGTATAGATGCAGGAAGATTTAAAGATTTGGTGCTGAATGGATAAGGGAGAATGGAAGGAATATTAAAGACCATTTAGTATAACCATTTCTGCATTACTTAATCTTTCCATCAACGTACATCTTCTCCCTGGAAATTTCCTTCTACTTCCATACTACTTTGGGAAGCCACTAGGCTGCTTGAGCCTTGGAAAGTAGGTAGTTTTCACCTTGAAAAGCCTCCCATAATATCTAAACAAATCCCGTTTTAAACACTGTAAGGACTTCCTTTATACATTCTCTTCTCATATGTTTGGAGGGATAAAGCAGCGTCCAGTGATAAAGCAAGGATGAGCTCTGTGTCCCAAGCCCAGCCTTGCCAATGACCCTTCTGCATGCTGGGCAGTTCACTTCATAGTCAGGGTCGGAGCAGCAagcatacaaaagaaaaagaaacactgcaaaataaatgcccatttacacaatcaataataataatagcaacaatgacAACAGTACACATGGGACCAACCACAGCCTCCTAGTGTTGGCAGCTGATGACCCCTCAAACCTATTTTTCACTCATATAAGCTCCAGCAAAACACCAAGTGTGACTCTGCCTAagctttttcctcctttccctgcaAACCCACATGGACTTTGAGGTAAATCTAATCCacatgtttctgattcatttacacttaactCATCAAAATGTTGTTTTCTAACAGCTATTTGATGGCCAAGAAGTCTTTCTTAAAGCTCTTTTCTTAGAAAAAGGATGTTGTGGTTtgccaagagaaaaaagaactgagCCCCAAAAGGTTTGAATTCGGCATGAAACTAAGAAATCGTGAAGTTTGGACCAAACTTGTCCCAATGCTTTCTCATTATTCCTAACAACCTTTCTCCCCTAGGTGATTTTTCAACTCTCTCTTCACTGATGGACAGGGTGGGAAAGCCTTGGGCTGGGCAGTCGCTGGTCCAGGATCGAATTTTAAACAAGGCAAACTAGTAAAGAGGATGATCTTGGAAAGGACAGCTTTCCGGCAATTCATTCTCCCTCCCTTGAAATTCCCTTTACCTCCGTGCTTTACAGTAAGCCTCTTGTCAGCAAAATGGCAGCTCCTTGACTCACGCAGGGCACTTCCCCTGTTCATGAGCTGCTCCCCCTAGGGTGGGGCTATTCATGGTACTTGGAGCCAtcacttctttcttcattttcccctTCTCAATGAAAGCTCTATGTCAAAGGGTACATGAAAACAAAACTCCCAGAGCATGAAGAATTTCATGGCCctgcaaagaaacagaagatacatTAGGGTCAGATGTTAGGCTGATAAACTCACCAACTCCCTTTAACTTAAGACTTTAATTAAAATGACCCCTGTGAGggggattaaaaataaacactcatTCATGGTTTCACTTTGGAATCCCATAAAATCTACATGAATATACTACTTCTGGCTTATTGTAGCTTCCTAAGACGGTCTGCCCAGATGGATTTTATTCTTGCCATTTGGAATGAAGGCAAATCTTTAGCAGCCCTCACAGGCATAGAGACTCTGATCTTCCTCCATGTTTGTTTCCCTTTGGGCAGCTTCCAGACATGGGCCATTGAATGCAGGGTACAATGGCGAGATGAGTTTATGAATTCTCTCTGCTGCAGGAGCAAACTGTGTAGTCTGGCAGCAGTAACTGGGACACAATAAATGGCCAAAAATATATGTGTTGAATTAGTCTATATCAACAAGACTCAGTGGGCCTGTGGACCAAGTAGAATAGAGAAGAGGAACGATATTCATAGTTTGCAAAGTAAAAGAAGACATTGGAAGGGTACAAAGGGGAATGGAATGAGGAGGAATGCAGAGGGAATGGTTCCTAGTAAAGTCATTTTGCAGGTAACTTCAACCATTCAGTGAGTAAGGAATGACCATCTCTAGAAAGTTTCCTCAAGGTGACAATGGATAAGACAGGATAACTGAGACTTCGTGAAATGCACCAATATAGGACTATTTTGTTATTATCCATTTTGGTGTGTATAAGTGGAATCTTCCCAAGGAACTGACACTCTTACTGGAAAGAAGTTAGAATTGTGGAAGACATGAGGGATTGACTTTGGACTGGAAGTAaggttttcttgtttcttttggaAGCTAGGCATTCACTGGCCCCAGATGCTAAGACATAGATACACCGGATTCATTCCAGTGGTGGAAGTCAGCTGTCCCTGAGACAATGGAAGGAGCTAGTGGCAATGACCATGTAGAGAGGTGGCTCATTTCTAGGCAGCCAGGATGCAGGGCAGCAGCTATGAAGCCTTACAGGTTCAAGAAGGTACATCTGAGTTTTTAGTAATGCTAGTAAAGACCAAGAACACAGTTCCACGTTCCCGTGAACTTGAGGTGAGCAGCGCCCCATCCTGTTGGTGCAGTTGGGTCGTCAACAGCAGATACCCAGATGAGATAGCAGAAAGGCCATCTCAGAGTGTTCTGCACTGAGCCAGAAGCAAGATGAGAAGATAAAACTTGAGGGTTTGTTCAGAGCGCAGCCAACTGCCAGACTCTCAGAAGCAACTGAGGGATGTTTGGAGGTGGTTTGTGTCCAACAAATATACAGGCATGGACTTATGCTTTAACAATTTGGACATTAAGGAAGCAGaacttggggggcacctgggtggctcagtggttgagcatctgtctttggctcaggtcatgatcccagggtcctgggatcgagtcccacgtcaggctccctgcatggagcctgcttctccctctgcctgtgtctctggctctctctctctgtatctctcatgaataaataaataaaattaaaaaaaaaaaagaaagcacaactCTGTTATTTAAAAGACCTGAGAACACATATAGGTGACACAAAGAATGCCTTCCTGAGGGACCCCAGCCAACTCCTTACTTACCATGTCAGTGCCTCAGGCTTTGGATGGATTCCTCCACATTTACAACcatcttctctgccttctcctgtCTTCATAGAATCTTTTTTCTGAAGTGAAAGAGTATGAACCAGAGGTCAATatgcattaaaaatgtaaagaaggcAAAGATCATGTAATCCAAGTTTTACTCCTGGATATCCATGGAACCTCCAGCCTGGTGGGGGTGGCCCTTCCCTGAACTGAACAACAGTCTGAGCTCTTATTCCATATCCAAGAGGTTTCCAGCTGCGTGGCTTGGTCCTCCTTCTGGGATGCTCCTCAGGTACCCCCTCTCACTCTGACCAGCCTTGACCACCTTCTCCCTACTCATCCTGAAGGACAGCTCTTCAATCTCACCCCTTACTCCAGGGATAGAACACCTCTCCACATCCCTCTCAACAACAACCCCAAAAATTCAGTTGCTGCTCACTAACTGATAGGCTCATTACCTATGTGAtgggaaaatattatttgttatttgtcatttctgccTCCCCCAGGTCTCCTATAGAGAGTGAATCCTAGAAACTAGAGGATCTTTAGTAAACTGAGCCCCATGCTATCATTCTCAGAATAATGGACTTTCATGTACTGATGGCAACATGATGAAGGACAACATTTTCTAAACTTTTCTCACTCCGACTCATAATAGGAAATGCACTGTACACTACAACTCCTCCACCACACAcactttttatttcactttttaaattttttatttcatttcaaaaaaatattaggtCTCacccactaaattgatttcacaACCTACTCTTGGTTTATAACCAACCcacagtttgaaaaatactgaaaaagtgAGTTGGGGCAGGTGTGTGGGCagatgtgtgtgtgagagggagattgaggcagagagagagagagagagagagagagagagaggtggggggaagaggtgaaagaaagggaaacagaagtaGATCTGGGAGGGTtaggagaaaaggaggaatatAGAGCTTAATAGTAACTTTGGGGCAGATCATAGAGGTTGAATGAGGATTTTTATTGCCTCCTCTCTATTTTCCAGTAAAATCTGCATTCTCAGTGATGCTCTGGATCGACTTGGTAGGGCTACATACAAAACACCCTAACCTAGTTCAAAATTGGTAGAGAATAAAGCCAGAGGCTGCCCCGGGAAAGCAGGAGCATACAGACTGGGTGTATTTtaatatctatgtatctatgtagaTAGATACAACTATCTATGTTTCATGGAATCCTCTGCATTGGACAGGCAACAGAATTTAGAGAAGAATGGTAGCTATAtgggatggaaagaaggaaagttaGGGAGCCGGGAGGCCGAGGTCCTACTCTAGGATGGCCTCTACTTAGCACAGACCCACAAATGCCAATTCCTCATTCTGGGCCTCATCACCATCTGGAAAAGAGAAGAACTGGAAGATTTGTAAGGTCCTGTCCACTTCTAAGTTTTGAAGATTCCTGCATTGTATTCTTTATCTGTAAGACATTACAATCTTTGAGATCTTTATTGACCCAACAGAGTTCCCTTTGTTTACCTGCTTTGCATTTTGTACCAAACTAAGCCTCAGTCTTGGAAGATCATCTCTGATAGGTTTATAAGTGTGTATGCCTCTTCCCCACCTATACACATCcccttgtacacacacacacgcgcgcgcacacacacacacacacacacacttctaatGTGTTGGTCGTCTGGTCTGTCCCTCTGTGTCTATCTCACCCTGCTCTCTGATGCCAGAGACTGATGCCTGTATAAACCCAAGCAAGAGATCTCCTTTCTGGCTCTGATAACCTTTCCTCACTTCTCCCCTTCTCTAGGCCTCGGGGTGGAAATGGCTCTGCTGCTTCTGGCTcctgtgcctgtctctctcttgagACATCTCTACCTATCACCTCTACCTGTGTAAAAATGCCTAACactcattgatattttctttacCTCACCAGATTTCGAAGATGAAGGCAGAAATCTTTTTTGAATCCTTCATTGCTGATGTCTCTATAGGGACAGATGACACGCTCCAATTAGTGTCAGTTTATAAGAGTTTCTTAGTTGCTTTAGAAGCCAAAGCTTATAAACTTTTAAACACACATTTTTATGGgacataaacattttttcttcaataatattaataatgatttttggttttcaatactattaataaatatagattgggcaaaataaatgaaagtaaaattagTGATAAAAGTATTAGGGGAAATATCAGTTCTTAAGATGGGACAAAagcttaaataataaaatctatgaaTAAATCCTcatgaatttttataaatctaCGTATCCCTTATGGTCATATGATTCACCTAATCAGGGCATTACATCGAGCctctttgtaaaaaaatatacGTACATACTTatgcactcacacacatatatatgaacacatacacatagacacacacacacacaaaagcccgTTCACAATGAAGacatatagggcagccctggtagctcagtggtttagcacaatGAAGACATATAGTAATTTATGCTATACATATGTTTCTATGTTACAGAAGTTTTATTTAGGATAATGGTGTTAAACAAGGGACCAGTAATTGGACATTTAATTAATTAGGGTCatgcatacatttcttttttttttatagtttttgttttgtacaTTTCTAGTGATTGTTAGAATCATATATTTGGAATAGTGATGATTCCTtagtttaaaacaaattatacatttatttctcaagtGTATGTACATGTCTCAAATATCTCATTAAGACAAAGAATCTTATTCAAGTTAAGAAGTTCCTAATAGAAATGTAAACATAACTCTGAATAATGAATGTGCTACCAGATTATGAAAAGCATATGGCTTGGGGCCTCTGttcccctttcctctttcttagGAATTACTCACAGCACTTAGCTCAGAGCTGAGCACCTAACAGGTAATTGAAAAATAGGCTTGACTATTGAACAAGCTAAGTGAAGCCCAGTTAACTATAGTTCTTTcatgtacacacacgcacacacacgcacacacacacacacacattcaaacaCACACATCTGTAGTCAGATTAATGCCTTATTTATCTTACATTATTGTTAGTacatttcccaaataaataaagctcacCCCTTCaaagttatatattttaactGAGATCAcaaaattttcttaaagaaaatacacacTATTCtaacttcttaaataaaaaattctcaacataatGTAAACTGTAAGCAATGAATCATGATGGTTCTAATTATAAGCATCAGTCATTTTACTAGGCTCTCAGATTCTGTTTAGGAACTTTTAGTCATCATCagggtatttattatttttaaactgtattcTGAACACTTGAGGCAATGAGACCTCACCCCCTCCTACAACGCCTTAGGTCTGGTGGCAACTTTTGCCCCCAGAATAAAACCTGAGAGTTGATCCTTGAAGACAATAGGCATTCTGCTGGGAAGGATCCAGATGTGGGTTTGAGTATGAGgccatattaaaataaatcatctgGTAACTGTAGCCATCATCTACATTAGATtcttagagaaacaaaaaagcaactcCATCCAGGAGTAAAATATACTGAAAGGCAATATCCCTAAACCAAAGCCCCCTTTATTTTGCCCCTCTGGGTTCtccagcctgcttcttcctctgtgggGAAGCCCATGCTCTGTCTACATAAACAAAGCAGGTGGTCTGTCCTCTTCATGGAAGAGACCCATTAGGCACACAGTTCTGAACAAAAGCAGAGGAACTCTATAAGCAAGGATCATCCAACACCGAAGAAAAGCTGATTCCATAAAAGAGAAGAATCGAGTGAAAAGAGAGAGCAGCCATAATTCAGAGAATGGAAGTGACATTTTTAAGAAGTATAATTAGTATTTGCAGAGTTTGAAGAAGATGATGCATTCAGAAGCCAAGAGCAGGCTACTGCAAGAAAGAagtatttaggggcacctgggtagctcagtaggttaggtgtcagactcttggtttgggctcaagtGATGATCTCAtggtcttaggatcaagccccaggttgggttctgtgctgagcatagagtctgcttcagattctctctccctctccctcctgttcactttctctttctctctgtctctaaaataaataaaatcttttataaaaaggaaCATTTAAAGGACAGGAAAGAatttcaggaaattaaaaaatgataatttaaaaaataaaaccatcatatCAACAATAGAATAAAGAAGACTAAAGACCAAAATAGATGTCTGGAATTTATGACTGATCTGTGAACATCTATAAATTGATCTAGAAGCAACCTATAAACAGCTCATAATGTAAGGCAACAAGATAAAGGGATGGAAAATGTGATAGGTGAGTTAGGGGACATAGAAAAAATCTGCGAGATCAAGTATATGTTGAATAAGAATTTTAGGAGAAAACAGGgacaaaggagaggagaaaacaatttttttaaaaaagggagtgATGAACTCCCCCTGGGCTGAAGAATTATAGGAATCTCCAGATTGGAAGGGGCCCATGAAGTCTCAAAAGAATGTCCAAAAGGATCCCAACTAGGGGTAGGGgagatttcagaattttaaaaaataaagagaaaagcttTAAAGCTTCTGGAAGAAAAGATAGTTTTTATAAAGGAAGTGGAGACAGACTGGCATCAGACTACTTGTTGGTTCCAGTAGGTGCTAGAAGTCAGGCAAGCAGTGCAAACACACGTGGAGACAAGAGAGAGGAAATGCACCTGTGTGTCATGCAAGGAGGCTGGGGGCAGCTCTGATGGCTTCCTGCCTAATATTGTTGTTACCTTCTTTTTTACTAACAAAaccccaactctttttttttaaagactttatttgacagagagagagagagcataagcagggagaacagcaggcagagggagagggagaagcaggccttccGCTGAGTAGGgtgctccatgtggggctcattcccaagaccctggtatcatgacctgagccaaaggtatatgcttaaacgactgagtcactgagccatctaggtgccccagaATCCCAACTCTTGGGGAGGAGGATCTCAAGGAACCTAGCTAAATTCTTGTCACCAGACTCCTGTGAAACTAGGAGTGGCCATCTGACCCAGTTCTGGACAATGAGAGTAAGCAGAAGTTGGTCCCTGGAACTTCCTGGGTAGCTTTTTCTAAGGAACAGACTCACTAGCCTGActtttctgttcatttgtttcttttccttttccccctgcCTGCTTCTCAGAATGTGAACTTGAAATGCCTTAAAGCTCACACCCATGCTGTGACCCAAAAGACCAATGCTCACATGATAAAGGTGCTGCTAGAGGAGGGCAGAAGGAACCTGGGTccctgatgaaaaataaaatcacaaaataattcaaagaaaggtggcaaatttacaaaataattttggagGAGGAATGGTCATTTTAAGTGGGGCATAAAATGTATAAGCCACACAAAGGAAGATTAATGAAtttgacaaattaaaattttaaaattttaaaatagtcccacaaaagtcaaataattaaagataaactgaaaaaatCCATAATTGCCACTCATGTCATGAAAAGCTAATTCCCTCAATATAATAAACTCCCTAAAAATTGctactggagaaaaaaaagactgactcaaagagaaaaacaggctaAAGGTAATAACAGTTCACAGGATAAGGACTACAATCACCCTTCTATGAGAAGATATTTATCTCATAATAAAGGTTAAAACTATGGTGAAATactgtatataacatatattatattatatattaatattacttatattaaatattatatatatgtattcttgcCTGATCTTGTATCTTTATAGAATTTTCTAAACAGATAAATGGGAAAATTGCCCTTGGAAAGAGTTTGGATGATGATCAGGAGATAGATGGAACGTTTACTTTTCACCATATAactctttctttattttgaaatagagagagtacatgtgagtgggaggtgggtgaggtgcagaaggagagggagagagagaatatttaagcagactccctgatgagggtggaaccccatgtggggttcaatctTAAGACCCCAAggtcataatctgagccaaagttaagagtcaggcactcaaccaaccaaaccacccaggcatcccataactcctctttttaattaaacatcATATTTTGAGGTAATTGTAGGTTCACaggcagttgtaagaaataatacagagagagtCCTTGTGCCTTTTACCCAGTTTCCTCCTGTGGTAACAATTTGCGAAACTATAGTCCAATATCACAACTAGTATATTGATACTGATACGTTTTCAACACCACGGGATCCCTCATGTTCCCTTTCATGGCTACATCCACTTTCTTCTCACCTGTAACTCCTCCTTaacccctagcaaccactgatgGACATCGCAGGAATGTTGTACAAATGAAATTACACAGTACATAGCTTTTTTGCATTGGATCTTATCACTAGACATAATTCATTAGAGATTCATCCAGGTTGCTGCATGCATCAACAATTTGTTGCTCTTTATTGATGAATAAGTTCCATGGTATAAGT
The Canis aureus isolate CA01 chromosome 7, VMU_Caureus_v.1.0, whole genome shotgun sequence genome window above contains:
- the LOC144317435 gene encoding uncharacterized protein LOC144317435 isoform X1, which encodes MWAACDSTQCFCLRKKRAKRAFNSYEVDCRDISNEGFKKDFCLHLRNLKKDSMKTGEGREDGCKCGGIHPKPEALTWAMKFFMLWEFCFHVPFDIELSLRRGK
- the LOC144317435 gene encoding uncharacterized protein LOC144317435 isoform X3; translation: MRLWCRDISNEGFKKDFCLHLRNLKKDSMKTGEGREDGCKCGGIHPKPEALTWAMKFFMLWEFCFHVPFDIELSLRRGK
- the LOC144317435 gene encoding uncharacterized protein LOC144317435 isoform X2, giving the protein MWAACDSTQCFCLRKKRDISNEGFKKDFCLHLRNLKKDSMKTGEGREDGCKCGGIHPKPEALTWAMKFFMLWEFCFHVPFDIELSLRRGK